One window of the Hippoglossus hippoglossus isolate fHipHip1 chromosome 9, fHipHip1.pri, whole genome shotgun sequence genome contains the following:
- the prf1.5 gene encoding perforin 1.5 isoform X1: protein MPAGKHQRSNFILLIMALSVMLEVCRVHGCRTGFGSECEKAPFVPGHNLAGEGFDVVRMRRTGAYVINVKAHLADNRTCTLCPNRFQNGQIQRLPAAVLDWRPFSRCSKQLSSALHHSVDSLLRSSTSLVNNNWYLGLSLDKVGKAVLGGSRSDLAKFARSQHSVDKATFAIHEISCTYYSYRLADHPQLSTEFTKYLNRLPQSLNTSQDRAKYRRLIDTYGTHYIHQVQLGGKVKRITAFRTCLATLKGYSESEINTCLNSELRMALGFLPANASFSNKCENFLKGNMSMGFYQGFMTHKTEIIGGERYFPDILYQQDPSEAYHSWMNSLHDNPDVVSYAIFPLHHLVEDSQISDNLRSIVTDYIKENQLQEGHPAFKSCSTTPNLDHNCCPLRAGRGILRLEIHRAAGLKADTFTKTDAYLKIFYNGKYEETATVMDDNNPVWNATYDFGSVELGQEMRFEVWDRDVLYNDMVGICLVFPERGTHSLSCQLSKGVLYFTYTVRCDAHLTGFRCGRYSPNAE from the exons ATGCCAGCAGGAAAACATCAACGGAGCAACTTCATTCTGTTGATAATGGCTTTGTCCGTCATGTTGGAGGTCTGCAGGGTCCATGGCTGTCGGACTGGCTTTGGGTCAGAGTGTGAAAAAGCTCCTTTTGTCCCAGGCCACAACCTGGCAGGAGAGGGCTTCGATGTGGTGCGGATGCGTCGAACAGGCGCGTATGTCATCAACGTCAAAGCTCACCTGGCTGACAACCGCACCTGCACACTGTGTCCCAACCGGTTCCAAAACGGACAG ATTCAGAGGCTTCCAGCGGCGGTGCTCGACTGGCGTCCCTTCAGCCGCTGCAGTAAGCAGCTTTCTAGTGCCCTGCACCACTCGGTGGACTCCCTGCTGCGCAGCTCCACCTCCCTGGTTAACAACAACTGGTACCTGGGTTTGAGCCTTGACAAAGTTGGCAAGGCAGTGCTGGGAGGAAGCAGATCAGACCTGGCAAAGTTTGCTCGTTCACAGCACAGCGTGGACAAGGCCACTTTTGCCATCCATGAAATCAGTTGCACCTACTACAG CTACAGGCTGGCTGATCATCCCCAGCTGAGTACAGAATTTACAAAGTATCTGAACCGACTCCCACAGAGTTTAAACACAAGCCAGGACAGAGCCAAGTACAGACGTCTGATAGACACCTATGGAACACACTATATACACCAg GTCCAGCTTGGTGGAAAGGTGAAGCGAATCACTGCCTTCAGGACCTGTCTGGCCACACTGAAGGGTTACTCAGAGTCTGAGATAAATACCTGCCTGAACTCCGAACTCCGAATGGCTCTAGGTTTCCTCCCTGCTAATGCTTCTTTCTCTAACAAGTGTGAAAACTTCCTGAAGGGCAATATGAGCATGGGCTTCTACCAAGGCTTCATGACCCACAAGACTGAGATTATCGGGGGGGAGAGGTACTTCCCCGACATCCTCTACCAGCAAGACCCATCTGAAGCGTACCACAGCTGGATGAACAGCCTCCACGATAACCCTGACGTGGTTTCCTACGCCATCTTCCCTCTGCACCATTTGGTGGAGGACTCGCAGATCAGTGACAATCTGAGAAGCATCGTCACTGACTACATTAAAGAGAACCAGCTGCAGGAGGGGCATCCTGCTTTCAAGAGCTGTTCCACAACTCCTAACCTGGATCACAACTGTTGTCCATTAAGGGCTGGCAGAGGAATCCTCAGACTGGAgatccacagagctgcaggccTAAAGGCGGACACCTTCACAAAAACAGACGCCTACCTGAAAATCTTCTACAACGGCAAGTACGAGGAAACTGCGACAGTAATGGACGACAATAACCCAGTGTGGAATGCAACGTATGATTTTGGTTCCGTTGAACTGGGTCAGGAGATGAGGTTTGAAGTCTGGGACAGGGACGTGCTCTATAATGACATGGTTGGGATATGTCTGGTGTTTCCTGAGAGGGGAACTCACTCCCTGAGCTGTCAGCTCAGTAAAGGAGTTCTCTACTTCACCTACACCGTCAGATGTGATGCTCACTTGACAGGCTTTAGGTGTGGACGCTACTCCCCCAATGCTGAGTAG
- the prf1.5 gene encoding perforin 1.5 isoform X2 — protein MPAGKHQRSNFILLIMALSVMLEVCRVHGCRTGFGSECEKAPFVPGHNLAGEGFDVVRMRRTGAYVINVKAHLADNRTCTLCPNRFQNGQIQRLPAAVLDWRPFSRCSKQLSSALHHSVDSLLRSSTSLVNNNWYLGLSLDKVGKAVLGGSRSDLAKFARSQHSVDKATFAIHEISCTYYSYRLADHPQLSTEFTKYLNRLPQSLNTSQDRAKYRRLIDTYGTHYIHQVQLGGKVKRITAFRTCLATLKGYSESEINTCLNSELRMALGFLPANASFSNKCENFLKGNMSMGFYQGFMTHKTEIIDPSEAYHSWMNSLHDNPDVVSYAIFPLHHLVEDSQISDNLRSIVTDYIKENQLQEGHPAFKSCSTTPNLDHNCCPLRAGRGILRLEIHRAAGLKADTFTKTDAYLKIFYNGKYEETATVMDDNNPVWNATYDFGSVELGQEMRFEVWDRDVLYNDMVGICLVFPERGTHSLSCQLSKGVLYFTYTVRCDAHLTGFRCGRYSPNAE, from the exons ATGCCAGCAGGAAAACATCAACGGAGCAACTTCATTCTGTTGATAATGGCTTTGTCCGTCATGTTGGAGGTCTGCAGGGTCCATGGCTGTCGGACTGGCTTTGGGTCAGAGTGTGAAAAAGCTCCTTTTGTCCCAGGCCACAACCTGGCAGGAGAGGGCTTCGATGTGGTGCGGATGCGTCGAACAGGCGCGTATGTCATCAACGTCAAAGCTCACCTGGCTGACAACCGCACCTGCACACTGTGTCCCAACCGGTTCCAAAACGGACAG ATTCAGAGGCTTCCAGCGGCGGTGCTCGACTGGCGTCCCTTCAGCCGCTGCAGTAAGCAGCTTTCTAGTGCCCTGCACCACTCGGTGGACTCCCTGCTGCGCAGCTCCACCTCCCTGGTTAACAACAACTGGTACCTGGGTTTGAGCCTTGACAAAGTTGGCAAGGCAGTGCTGGGAGGAAGCAGATCAGACCTGGCAAAGTTTGCTCGTTCACAGCACAGCGTGGACAAGGCCACTTTTGCCATCCATGAAATCAGTTGCACCTACTACAG CTACAGGCTGGCTGATCATCCCCAGCTGAGTACAGAATTTACAAAGTATCTGAACCGACTCCCACAGAGTTTAAACACAAGCCAGGACAGAGCCAAGTACAGACGTCTGATAGACACCTATGGAACACACTATATACACCAg GTCCAGCTTGGTGGAAAGGTGAAGCGAATCACTGCCTTCAGGACCTGTCTGGCCACACTGAAGGGTTACTCAGAGTCTGAGATAAATACCTGCCTGAACTCCGAACTCCGAATGGCTCTAGGTTTCCTCCCTGCTAATGCTTCTTTCTCTAACAAGTGTGAAAACTTCCTGAAGGGCAATATGAGCATGGGCTTCTACCAAGGCTTCATGACCCACAAGACTGAGATTATCG ACCCATCTGAAGCGTACCACAGCTGGATGAACAGCCTCCACGATAACCCTGACGTGGTTTCCTACGCCATCTTCCCTCTGCACCATTTGGTGGAGGACTCGCAGATCAGTGACAATCTGAGAAGCATCGTCACTGACTACATTAAAGAGAACCAGCTGCAGGAGGGGCATCCTGCTTTCAAGAGCTGTTCCACAACTCCTAACCTGGATCACAACTGTTGTCCATTAAGGGCTGGCAGAGGAATCCTCAGACTGGAgatccacagagctgcaggccTAAAGGCGGACACCTTCACAAAAACAGACGCCTACCTGAAAATCTTCTACAACGGCAAGTACGAGGAAACTGCGACAGTAATGGACGACAATAACCCAGTGTGGAATGCAACGTATGATTTTGGTTCCGTTGAACTGGGTCAGGAGATGAGGTTTGAAGTCTGGGACAGGGACGTGCTCTATAATGACATGGTTGGGATATGTCTGGTGTTTCCTGAGAGGGGAACTCACTCCCTGAGCTGTCAGCTCAGTAAAGGAGTTCTCTACTTCACCTACACCGTCAGATGTGATGCTCACTTGACAGGCTTTAGGTGTGGACGCTACTCCCCCAATGCTGAGTAG